One genomic region from Nocardia vinacea encodes:
- a CDS encoding RiPP maturation radical SAM C-methyltransferase, with protein sequence MTVRLLSLPWLEPRQAPLGLAIVQRHISDIPVDSKTYHPNIDFYLWISERYGPAAAEFAYSHDEVGEIICGLLWRALSSTDFSRAQTRGDILRAIDGLDLCPADDSMPAIEDALEASDFPKEFFWALANEFRTFTTDYFGKYFIEQCTIVGFTLTIAQTAASLAWAKIIKILAPDVIVVMGGSQCEDPMGLALFDAVPDIDIMVRGEADASLTPLFKALHESDVRQPIDLSDIPNLAWRDRMGTAHSTRQSATSMSDVKFPDYGDFRAAYKLFRSITGVPANFYVEGSRGCWWGERRQCTFCGIHSNAITFRQKSAGEVLKEVERILREQRTSRVVFADSIMSNEHMSDLLPALEQLADRFNVEFLTDVKNNLRKENIYALARAGFAMLQIGIESFSSNLLKRMEKGNSALQHVRAIKWCAEAGIFPYYHILTHVIGESVDDYEISLKYATAISHLPPPSGVFPIELNRYAPYFEQWKSLGFDRPKPALFYAAMFGNSAPDLEEFAYRFRGQHPSTLTDDLEAARTALSDYVKHDWPSRYDENSFLYRVGLDHVEILRRGQDPLNLLLEGPQADLFLAIDGIRAKSGLLRDFSGKLNDDELSRLLGEWEDSGVALSEGGRYLALPVRELRLRPSHVMTSMPTLSVTRA encoded by the coding sequence ATGACAGTTAGACTTCTGAGCCTGCCGTGGCTCGAGCCGCGGCAGGCCCCGCTGGGCCTCGCAATTGTTCAGCGTCACATCAGTGATATACCGGTCGACAGCAAAACATACCACCCAAACATCGATTTCTACCTCTGGATCAGTGAGCGGTATGGTCCCGCCGCGGCGGAGTTTGCATATAGCCATGACGAGGTCGGGGAAATTATATGCGGGCTGTTGTGGCGAGCGTTGTCGAGTACCGATTTCAGTCGCGCTCAGACCCGTGGCGATATATTGCGGGCGATCGACGGCCTGGATCTTTGCCCAGCGGACGATAGCATGCCGGCTATCGAGGATGCGCTGGAAGCGTCCGATTTTCCGAAAGAATTCTTCTGGGCTCTCGCGAATGAATTTCGCACATTCACTACCGACTACTTCGGTAAGTATTTCATCGAACAGTGTACGATTGTCGGATTCACGCTGACGATCGCCCAGACTGCGGCATCGTTGGCGTGGGCGAAAATCATTAAGATACTCGCACCTGATGTGATCGTCGTGATGGGTGGAAGTCAATGTGAAGATCCCATGGGCCTAGCGCTTTTCGATGCTGTCCCCGATATAGACATCATGGTTCGAGGTGAGGCCGATGCGAGCCTGACTCCCCTGTTCAAGGCATTACATGAATCTGATGTCCGCCAGCCGATCGATCTCAGTGATATTCCCAATCTCGCATGGAGAGATCGAATGGGCACTGCTCATTCTACCCGCCAGTCGGCGACCTCGATGAGTGACGTGAAGTTCCCCGACTATGGCGATTTTCGTGCCGCTTACAAACTTTTCAGATCGATCACGGGAGTCCCGGCCAACTTCTATGTCGAAGGTTCGCGCGGGTGCTGGTGGGGCGAACGGCGCCAGTGTACGTTCTGCGGCATACACTCGAATGCCATTACCTTCCGTCAGAAATCTGCTGGTGAAGTCCTCAAGGAAGTGGAACGCATACTTCGAGAGCAGCGGACCAGTCGTGTTGTTTTTGCGGACAGTATAATGTCGAATGAACACATGAGCGATCTTCTGCCTGCACTCGAGCAGCTTGCGGACCGATTCAATGTAGAATTCTTGACCGATGTGAAGAATAATCTACGCAAAGAAAATATTTATGCGCTCGCTCGCGCAGGCTTCGCAATGCTCCAGATCGGTATCGAAAGCTTTTCGTCGAACCTGCTCAAACGCATGGAAAAAGGCAACTCTGCGCTACAGCATGTTCGTGCTATCAAGTGGTGCGCCGAGGCCGGTATCTTTCCCTATTATCATATACTCACGCATGTAATCGGTGAATCGGTCGATGATTACGAGATATCACTGAAGTATGCCACAGCAATCAGTCATCTTCCTCCTCCAAGTGGAGTGTTCCCAATCGAGCTGAACCGATACGCGCCCTACTTCGAGCAATGGAAGTCTCTCGGATTCGACAGGCCGAAACCCGCCCTGTTCTACGCGGCAATGTTCGGCAATTCAGCCCCTGACCTGGAAGAGTTCGCCTACAGATTCAGGGGTCAGCACCCCTCTACGCTGACAGACGACTTGGAAGCAGCGCGCACCGCATTATCGGATTATGTAAAGCATGATTGGCCTTCGCGATACGATGAAAACTCATTCCTATATCGCGTAGGGCTCGACCATGTTGAAATCTTACGACGTGGACAGGACCCTTTGAACTTACTACTCGAAGGTCCGCAAGCTGATCTCTTCCTCGCTATAGATGGAATCCGCGCAAAATCGGGTCTCCTCCGAGATTTTTCCGGGAAACTGAACGATGACGAGCTTTCTCGACTCCTCGGTGAGTGGGAAGACTCCGGTGTAGCGCTATCGGAAGGTGGCCGATACCTCGCCCTGCCGGTACGTGAGCTCCGGCTGCGTCCGTCGCACGTGATGACTTCAATGCCCACGCTCTCGGTCACGAGGGCATAG
- a CDS encoding MFS transporter, producing the protein MAAAQTTTAGALYGRLAVLGLALFVYLTAELFPIGALNDLAMGLHVAPATAGLLLTAYAIAAGAATLPAVWACRRLDRRRALTVSLVLLALSQVTFGLAPNFTVAALARGVAAIAHGLVWSQIPVVAARYAPDGMRGRATAVVFAGSSLGLIAGAPIVTGLAHELGWRAAALALAGAAGATAFLLRAALPETPPPPRQGRTRGTFSLGPVLVVCLVTTALVVGHYVSYTYLTLLIAPAGLSGSLLVVVLAGYGIAGLFGVTLVGRALDSHPRRTALTVAMTLTCAVTTLGIAHFSWIVFILVMLWGAAAAALPVILQHAVLRTAPDAPDIPSGAYVVSYQLGITGGSALGAALLSHTPAASLPLWSGIALAAGTILIITAPAVFGPRQPSRTDRAPSRGGTQASRNRC; encoded by the coding sequence ATGGCCGCAGCGCAAACGACCACGGCCGGTGCACTGTACGGACGATTGGCGGTGCTGGGCCTGGCACTGTTCGTGTACCTGACCGCCGAGCTGTTCCCGATCGGCGCATTGAACGATCTCGCCATGGGATTGCACGTGGCCCCCGCCACGGCTGGGCTCCTGCTCACCGCGTACGCGATCGCGGCCGGGGCGGCGACGCTGCCCGCGGTGTGGGCTTGTCGGCGGCTGGACCGGCGCCGCGCCCTCACCGTATCCCTTGTGCTGCTGGCCCTCTCACAGGTGACATTCGGTCTGGCTCCGAACTTCACGGTCGCGGCGCTGGCACGCGGCGTGGCGGCGATCGCACACGGCCTGGTGTGGTCGCAGATCCCCGTGGTAGCAGCACGGTACGCACCGGACGGAATGCGCGGCCGGGCGACGGCGGTGGTCTTCGCGGGCTCTTCGCTGGGCCTGATCGCTGGTGCGCCGATCGTTACCGGACTGGCACACGAACTGGGTTGGCGCGCAGCCGCACTCGCGCTCGCTGGTGCGGCCGGCGCCACCGCGTTCCTGCTGCGAGCCGCGTTACCCGAAACACCTCCACCACCGCGCCAGGGTCGCACCCGCGGAACATTCAGTCTCGGACCGGTTCTCGTAGTCTGCCTCGTAACGACCGCACTGGTCGTCGGCCACTACGTGAGCTACACCTACCTCACACTGCTGATCGCGCCGGCCGGGTTGAGCGGATCGCTGCTGGTGGTCGTTCTGGCCGGGTACGGCATTGCGGGCTTGTTCGGTGTCACTCTCGTCGGACGCGCGCTCGACTCCCATCCGCGTCGCACTGCTCTCACCGTGGCCATGACACTGACATGCGCGGTCACCACGCTCGGCATCGCGCACTTCAGCTGGATCGTCTTCATCCTCGTCATGCTGTGGGGTGCCGCCGCGGCGGCCTTGCCGGTAATCCTGCAACACGCCGTCCTACGCACAGCTCCGGACGCCCCGGACATCCCGTCCGGCGCCTACGTCGTGTCCTACCAACTCGGCATAACCGGTGGCTCCGCACTCGGAGCCGCCCTGCTGAGCCACACCCCGGCCGCATCCCTGCCCTTGTGGTCTGGCATTGCGCTGGCCGCCGGAACCATCCTGATCATCACTGCACCAGCTGTTTTCGGACCTCGACAGCCCTCCCGCACGGATCGCGCGCCCAGCCGGGGCGGCACACAAGCCAGCCGAAACCGCTGCTGA
- a CDS encoding MerR family transcriptional regulator: MRIGELARRSGTTTRALRYYEEQGLLASERTGNGYRDYSEPCLVQVRQIRALLDAGFNSQTVAQLLPCASGSRPQLELCPNIVAAMQTTLQRIESNLETLSSHHAAVSSFLEGESSSDSA, encoded by the coding sequence ATGCGGATCGGTGAACTCGCCCGCCGCTCGGGCACGACGACGCGCGCATTGCGCTATTACGAGGAGCAAGGCCTGCTCGCGTCCGAACGGACCGGCAACGGCTACCGGGACTACAGCGAGCCGTGTCTGGTGCAAGTCCGCCAGATCCGGGCACTGCTCGACGCCGGATTCAACTCGCAAACCGTCGCGCAACTGCTGCCCTGCGCCAGCGGCTCGCGCCCACAGCTCGAACTGTGCCCCAACATCGTCGCAGCCATGCAAACAACCTTGCAGCGGATCGAATCCAACCTGGAGACCCTCAGCAGCCACCATGCAGCGGTGTCCTCGTTTCTCGAGGGTGAATCATCCTCGGATTCCGCCTGA
- a CDS encoding GNAT family N-acetyltransferase yields MASPLPISTTAYYSDRALAELLSKSAGKILDVPYDIGKRIVSMCPTAEVGRKRMVFAGATNPLPLTGVALPGLHIMELDINRLVDLTQLLAVALPPEHPDHQGNALQATSHLTELLSGEIVGPLHDASSIVIDRNGDVVAAFVANLRNSIPELSGIWLAYLLRHPRLRGSGVGTWCMNAGLKSLRTRGFPAIRFAVSADNPGPASLFLGLGFEPSSRRWTVRIP; encoded by the coding sequence GTGGCGTCGCCTTTGCCGATATCTACCACGGCTTACTACAGTGACCGTGCGCTGGCGGAACTGCTGAGCAAAAGCGCCGGAAAAATATTGGACGTACCATACGATATCGGCAAACGTATTGTCAGCATGTGCCCCACCGCAGAAGTGGGACGCAAACGCATGGTGTTCGCGGGCGCAACCAATCCTTTACCGCTGACAGGCGTAGCCCTGCCTGGGCTCCATATCATGGAACTCGACATCAATCGATTGGTCGACCTCACACAGCTACTGGCTGTAGCCCTCCCGCCCGAGCATCCGGATCATCAGGGAAATGCTCTCCAGGCAACATCGCACCTGACAGAGCTGCTATCGGGAGAAATCGTTGGCCCGCTGCACGATGCGAGCTCAATTGTGATTGATCGCAACGGCGATGTAGTCGCCGCATTCGTGGCAAATCTACGCAATTCGATTCCAGAGCTGTCGGGGATCTGGCTGGCCTATCTTCTGCGGCACCCACGGCTGCGCGGCAGTGGCGTAGGCACCTGGTGCATGAACGCAGGGTTGAAATCGCTTCGCACTCGGGGCTTCCCTGCGATCAGATTTGCGGTCAGTGCCGACAACCCGGGGCCGGCATCATTGTTCCTCGGTCTCGGCTTCGAACCATCGAGTCGTCGATGGACGGTGCGAATCCCGTGA
- a CDS encoding esterase/lipase family protein, producing the protein MHSIDEGADVMAIPELAWPNALGTRRHLSDDAVVIVPGIMGTELIDAESRRPLWGLCRLGWYVRAWSRGEGLEELALTEDELAGKTGRVLPNGLLRFPAYMPLVSGMEPYGPLTKAIRRASIHPEAVLEFGYDWRLPVRHNAVLLAAAAGDHLERWRKRADRPDAQLVFVAHSMGGLLCRAMPQDGELTRTISATVTMGTPFDGAVKAAVILGSGEGAPVPARRLRDVARTMPGIYDLLPMYRCVHDGLDVRHLTPTDIANLGGIHELAEAAFDTHRTRRALTEHLPLVGLRQPTPSSITIDNGVITMQGYTFRPAPNGDVERMANGIPSRFVGLGDGTVPRNSAVPERAGMFERVSQQHGSLASCAEAIDFILDVLRHRIEDRGPRLGNSDGIGIDVPDHVQPGIGWRAEIAGASRLQAMCVVSDADSGEELDHPDLMPTDDKLVADITLPAPGLYRITVTGGGGSPVSQLVMAAEPAQP; encoded by the coding sequence TTGCACAGCATCGACGAGGGGGCCGACGTCATGGCTATTCCGGAGCTAGCATGGCCGAACGCCCTGGGGACGCGTCGGCACCTCAGCGACGACGCGGTGGTGATCGTCCCGGGCATCATGGGCACCGAGTTGATCGACGCCGAGTCGCGGCGACCGCTGTGGGGTTTGTGCAGACTCGGCTGGTACGTGCGGGCGTGGAGTCGGGGTGAGGGACTCGAAGAGCTCGCCCTCACCGAGGACGAACTCGCGGGAAAGACCGGCCGGGTGCTGCCGAATGGACTGCTCAGATTTCCGGCGTATATGCCACTCGTCTCGGGGATGGAACCCTACGGTCCGCTGACGAAGGCGATTCGGAGGGCCTCTATTCACCCCGAAGCGGTACTCGAATTCGGATACGACTGGCGACTGCCGGTGCGGCACAACGCGGTTCTGCTTGCGGCGGCGGCAGGAGACCACCTCGAACGATGGCGGAAAAGAGCGGACCGGCCCGACGCTCAACTGGTGTTCGTCGCGCATTCCATGGGCGGGCTGCTGTGCCGCGCCATGCCACAGGATGGCGAACTCACGCGGACCATCAGCGCGACGGTCACGATGGGCACGCCTTTCGACGGGGCCGTGAAGGCCGCGGTGATTCTCGGCTCAGGCGAAGGCGCACCGGTACCCGCGCGCAGGCTCAGGGATGTCGCGCGCACGATGCCAGGTATATACGACCTGCTGCCGATGTACCGCTGCGTCCACGACGGCCTCGACGTACGACATCTGACGCCGACCGATATCGCGAACCTCGGCGGGATCCACGAACTCGCCGAGGCCGCGTTCGACACACATCGCACGCGTCGGGCACTTACCGAACATCTTCCGCTCGTCGGGCTGCGACAGCCGACACCGAGCAGCATCACCATCGACAACGGCGTGATCACCATGCAGGGCTACACGTTCCGACCGGCGCCCAACGGTGATGTGGAACGAATGGCCAACGGCATCCCCAGTCGATTCGTCGGCCTCGGCGACGGCACCGTTCCTCGCAATTCCGCCGTACCCGAACGGGCGGGCATGTTCGAACGGGTTTCGCAACAGCACGGAAGTCTCGCCAGTTGTGCCGAGGCGATCGATTTCATCCTGGATGTTCTGCGCCATCGCATCGAGGATCGGGGGCCGAGACTCGGCAACTCCGACGGTATCGGAATCGACGTACCCGACCATGTCCAACCCGGTATCGGGTGGCGGGCCGAGATCGCTGGTGCGTCGCGACTCCAGGCGATGTGCGTCGTATCGGACGCCGACAGCGGCGAGGAATTGGACCATCCCGACCTGATGCCTACCGACGACAAACTCGTCGCCGATATCACCCTTCCCGCGCCGGGACTGTATCGGATCACCGTGACCGGCGGCGGGGGCTCCCCGGTCAGTCAATTGGTGATGGCCGCCGAGCCCGCGCAACCGTGA
- a CDS encoding MSMEG_0567/sll0787 family protein, whose product MNSHTDSATLLAGRWSGDRQAGVKLGGRAGGELLGGWLGDERTDLCLLAGASVNTSSATDFLIQPADRRQLAAYRTLRRAEFVVDQGLFTGSDNDDSDEDPRTQVLVALDPDGVVLGGVRLAPATDEDLGWWTGSRLVVDRLRRAAGVGPALVVAACAYAESHNVLRFEATVQTRYEPMFARLGWIPLGDRVIGGVAHTWMRWPIDRVQRLVGATKALLAQTLAPLRGSPLGLGGKGFRGDDGVPVPGSDLIAACDAILPSMVERDPEWAGWCSVLVNINDLSAMGATPIGLLDAVGAPTHSLLTRVIRGLARAAEAWDVPVLGGHTQVSVPPSLSVTALGRAAAPVRGGGGRLCDELRLTADLSGGWRPGYHGQQWDSTSRRSGAELRALAGFVARSAPAAAKDVSMAGLAGTCGMLAEASGLGAELDVARIPRPDTVAFAEWLTCFPGFAMITADRPGAPIAPPGPATSAVCGRLVSTPGVRLRWPDGITTRSVHNTVTGLGES is encoded by the coding sequence ATGAATAGCCATACGGACAGCGCGACGCTCCTCGCGGGACGGTGGTCGGGCGACAGGCAGGCCGGCGTGAAACTCGGCGGGCGGGCAGGCGGGGAGCTCCTCGGTGGGTGGTTGGGTGACGAAAGGACCGACCTGTGCCTGCTCGCCGGTGCGTCGGTAAACACTTCCAGCGCAACGGATTTCCTTATCCAACCGGCCGATCGGCGGCAACTGGCCGCCTACCGGACGCTGCGGCGTGCCGAATTCGTCGTGGATCAAGGACTGTTCACGGGCAGCGACAACGACGACAGCGACGAAGATCCGCGCACCCAGGTACTGGTTGCGCTGGATCCCGACGGCGTCGTCCTCGGCGGCGTGCGCCTGGCTCCCGCGACCGACGAAGATCTGGGGTGGTGGACCGGCAGCAGGCTGGTGGTGGATCGGCTGCGCCGCGCCGCCGGGGTCGGCCCGGCCCTGGTAGTGGCCGCGTGTGCCTACGCCGAGAGCCACAATGTGCTGCGGTTCGAGGCCACCGTGCAGACCCGGTATGAACCCATGTTCGCCCGCCTGGGCTGGATCCCGCTCGGCGACAGGGTGATCGGCGGCGTCGCGCACACTTGGATGCGGTGGCCGATCGACCGGGTGCAGCGGTTGGTGGGCGCAACCAAGGCGTTGCTCGCGCAGACGCTGGCGCCGCTGCGCGGATCGCCGCTCGGTCTCGGCGGCAAGGGGTTTCGCGGGGATGACGGTGTCCCGGTACCGGGCAGCGACCTCATCGCGGCATGTGACGCCATCCTCCCGTCGATGGTGGAACGTGATCCGGAATGGGCGGGCTGGTGTTCGGTCCTGGTCAATATCAACGACCTGTCGGCCATGGGCGCCACCCCGATCGGCCTGCTCGACGCGGTCGGGGCACCGACCCACTCACTGCTGACCCGGGTGATCCGCGGGCTCGCCCGTGCCGCCGAGGCCTGGGATGTGCCGGTACTCGGCGGGCATACACAGGTGTCGGTGCCGCCATCGTTGTCGGTCACGGCGCTCGGCCGCGCCGCCGCCCCGGTGCGCGGCGGTGGCGGCAGGCTCTGTGATGAGCTGCGGCTGACCGCCGATCTCTCGGGCGGCTGGCGGCCCGGATACCACGGCCAGCAATGGGATTCCACGTCGCGACGCAGCGGTGCGGAACTGCGGGCACTGGCCGGATTCGTGGCGCGGTCCGCCCCGGCTGCCGCCAAAGATGTCAGCATGGCCGGGCTGGCAGGCACTTGCGGCATGCTCGCCGAGGCCAGCGGCCTCGGAGCCGAGCTGGATGTTGCGCGTATCCCGCGACCCGACACCGTCGCATTCGCCGAATGGCTCACCTGTTTCCCGGGTTTCGCGATGATCACCGCGGACCGGCCCGGTGCGCCGATCGCGCCGCCGGGACCGGCTACCTCGGCGGTCTGCGGGCGACTCGTCTCGACTCCCGGTGTCCGGCTGCGCTGGCCGGACGGCATCACTACACGCTCGGTGCACAACACCGTGACCGGATTGGGAGAATCATGA
- a CDS encoding alpha/beta fold hydrolase, whose protein sequence is MISDAQRQQLLDQVDVVDSGTGPVVALAHGAGGGVRENFAPLIDTIADRRFVGPYYPGAGKTPQATAPLSIDELADTVVATALEAGAERFPIVGLSLGSAVAVTAATRHPEHVSALVLTVGLVYPDAQVRALVRVWRHLAERGDFDTLAELLFYANSPGTLTSVSEDEHAAAVRQIRAGYPVGGADHVELVSRTDIRPLLPAVDVPTLVVVSGEDRVVLPDTVRQLASGIAGAELIEYPSAGHIFTPAEAGPWVAEVSAFLDRLPR, encoded by the coding sequence ATGATTTCCGATGCACAGCGTCAGCAGTTGTTGGACCAGGTAGACGTCGTCGACAGCGGTACCGGTCCGGTGGTCGCCCTCGCCCATGGTGCCGGTGGTGGTGTCCGCGAGAACTTCGCACCACTAATCGACACCATTGCGGATCGGCGTTTCGTCGGACCGTACTATCCCGGCGCCGGCAAAACACCGCAGGCGACCGCGCCGCTGTCGATCGACGAACTCGCCGACACCGTGGTCGCGACCGCCTTGGAGGCTGGTGCCGAACGATTTCCGATCGTCGGGCTTTCGCTGGGTTCTGCTGTCGCCGTGACCGCGGCCACCCGGCACCCCGAGCACGTCAGCGCGCTGGTACTCACCGTCGGGCTGGTGTATCCGGACGCGCAGGTACGTGCACTGGTCCGGGTGTGGCGGCATCTGGCCGAACGCGGCGATTTCGACACCTTGGCCGAGCTGCTCTTCTACGCCAACTCACCTGGAACGCTCACAAGCGTGTCCGAGGACGAGCACGCGGCGGCGGTCCGGCAGATCCGCGCCGGCTACCCCGTCGGCGGCGCCGATCATGTAGAGCTGGTGAGCCGCACCGATATTCGGCCGCTGCTTCCCGCCGTCGACGTGCCCACCCTCGTCGTCGTGAGTGGCGAGGACCGGGTCGTGCTGCCGGATACCGTTCGCCAGTTGGCTTCCGGCATCGCCGGTGCCGAGCTGATCGAATACCCGTCGGCCGGGCATATTTTCACGCCTGCGGAAGCTGGGCCGTGGGTTGCGGAGGTGTCCGCCTTCCTGGACCGCCTGCCACGATGA
- a CDS encoding MSMEG_0568 family radical SAM protein, which translates to MTGLSTRVDLALLGVRAEVPVGRRSGAGPSDDGHVLIDGIGAAVPIRSDSPFVVAGNRLLRSGTDMGIEIEPVRRPRFYDLATADGVSYEKIAKLHGSNVLATTVVQTCIRYGEDQRCRFCAIEASLAAGSTIAVKRPDQLAEVAAAAVRLDGVEQMVMTTGTSAAKDRGARHLSRCVRAVKAAVPELPIQVQCEPPGDLHVLTELREAGADSIGIHVESLDDEVRKRWMPGKATVPLSEYRAAWAEAVRVFGRNQVSTYLLVGLGENPDELVSGAAELIDIGVYPFVVPFRPLAGTLAVDADGATAPTPQLLADVTNRVAKELQRAGMVGADQRAGCAACGACSVLQNAGG; encoded by the coding sequence ATGACAGGTCTGTCCACACGAGTCGATCTGGCATTGCTCGGCGTGCGCGCCGAGGTGCCGGTGGGGCGCCGCTCCGGTGCGGGTCCCAGCGACGACGGCCATGTACTCATCGACGGCATCGGCGCCGCCGTTCCGATCCGCTCCGACAGCCCCTTCGTCGTGGCGGGCAACCGGCTGCTGCGCTCCGGCACCGATATGGGCATCGAGATCGAGCCCGTGCGCAGGCCCAGGTTCTACGACCTGGCCACCGCCGACGGAGTGTCCTACGAGAAGATCGCCAAACTACATGGCTCGAACGTACTGGCGACCACGGTGGTGCAGACCTGCATTCGCTACGGCGAGGACCAGCGCTGCCGGTTCTGCGCCATCGAGGCCTCGCTGGCCGCGGGCAGCACCATCGCGGTGAAACGGCCCGACCAACTCGCCGAGGTCGCGGCGGCGGCGGTCCGCCTGGACGGGGTCGAGCAGATGGTGATGACTACCGGAACCTCGGCGGCCAAAGACCGCGGCGCCCGGCATCTGTCTCGCTGCGTGCGGGCGGTCAAGGCGGCCGTGCCGGAACTACCGATTCAAGTGCAGTGCGAGCCGCCCGGCGATCTGCACGTGCTCACCGAGTTGCGCGAGGCGGGCGCGGATTCCATTGGCATCCACGTCGAATCGCTCGATGACGAGGTGCGCAAGCGGTGGATGCCGGGTAAGGCGACGGTGCCGCTGAGCGAATATCGGGCGGCTTGGGCAGAGGCGGTGCGGGTGTTCGGCCGCAATCAGGTCTCGACCTACCTGCTGGTCGGGCTCGGCGAGAACCCAGACGAATTGGTCTCCGGCGCAGCCGAACTCATCGATATAGGTGTCTATCCGTTCGTGGTGCCGTTCCGGCCGCTGGCGGGCACGCTGGCCGTCGACGCGGACGGTGCGACCGCACCGACGCCGCAGCTGCTGGCCGACGTCACCAATCGGGTAGCCAAGGAATTGCAACGGGCCGGGATGGTCGGTGCGGACCAGCGCGCCGGATGCGCCGCCTGCGGGGCGTGCAGTGTGCTGCAAAATGCGGGCGGCTGA
- a CDS encoding L,D-transpeptidase has protein sequence MALGRRRLLISFAGAGGLALAGCGLREPAPPISATIRFDPPPGTHDVDARSPGTVTVADGTLRSVEWVDETGRSLPGTPAPDHRTWTSAEPLGYGHTYTAKAVAQGEAGDVTATTTCTTVRPQQLIDVSLRSANLVELAENDTYGVGFVLVAHFDEPVDRSAAERHLKVTTQPAVTGAWYWLDDQNAHWRPEHYHAPGTRITIEAALFGLALGEGRYGLRDQRVSVIIGPAHVAIADDDTKQIEVFDNGNLVRTMPTSMGKGGTAAVGGRYLSFWTRPGIYTVLDRNDPVIMDSASYGLPANSGGYRTSINHAVRISHDGIFVHELAATMWAQGNTNVSHGCLNISPNDAAWFYDYVIPGDVVEVRNTGGDPLDIWQNGDWSISWSDWLRGGTPT, from the coding sequence GTGGCATTGGGACGTCGTCGGCTACTGATCAGCTTCGCCGGTGCGGGTGGTCTCGCCCTGGCCGGATGCGGGCTGCGAGAACCCGCGCCCCCCATATCCGCCACAATCCGATTCGATCCTCCACCCGGCACCCACGACGTCGATGCGCGCAGCCCCGGCACGGTCACGGTCGCCGACGGGACACTGCGGTCGGTCGAATGGGTCGACGAAACGGGCAGATCACTGCCGGGCACACCGGCACCCGATCATCGAACCTGGACCAGCGCCGAACCACTCGGCTACGGACACACCTACACCGCGAAAGCCGTGGCGCAAGGCGAAGCCGGCGACGTCACCGCGACGACGACCTGCACCACGGTGCGACCGCAACAGCTCATCGACGTCTCCCTGCGCTCCGCCAATCTCGTCGAGCTGGCCGAAAACGACACCTACGGAGTGGGTTTCGTGCTCGTCGCCCATTTCGATGAACCCGTCGACCGATCGGCCGCGGAACGCCACCTGAAGGTCACCACCCAGCCCGCCGTCACCGGTGCCTGGTACTGGCTCGACGATCAGAACGCACACTGGCGGCCCGAGCACTATCACGCACCGGGAACCAGGATCACGATCGAGGCCGCACTCTTCGGACTCGCGCTCGGCGAGGGCCGCTACGGCCTGCGCGACCAACGGGTGTCGGTGATCATCGGGCCCGCGCACGTCGCGATCGCCGACGACGACACCAAACAGATCGAGGTTTTCGACAACGGGAACCTGGTGCGCACCATGCCCACATCGATGGGCAAGGGTGGCACCGCGGCCGTCGGCGGCAGATACCTGTCGTTCTGGACCCGGCCCGGCATCTACACCGTGCTGGACCGAAACGACCCGGTGATCATGGATTCCGCCAGCTACGGCCTGCCGGCCAACTCCGGCGGCTACCGCACCAGCATCAACCACGCGGTCCGCATCAGCCACGATGGAATCTTCGTGCACGAACTCGCCGCAACCATGTGGGCCCAAGGTAACACCAACGTCTCACACGGCTGCCTGAACATCTCCCCCAACGATGCCGCATGGTTCTACGACTATGTCATCCCCGGCGACGTCGTCGAAGTCCGCAACACCGGCGGCGACCCCCTCGACATCTGGCAGAACGGCGATTGGAGTATTTCCTGGTCCGACTGGCTTCGCGGCGGCACCCCCACATGA
- a CDS encoding MSMEG_0572/Sll0783 family nitrogen starvation response protein codes for MAEIDKAIEENIQKSLAEIPHPALPKGTNIYGATKIFPDYQAEAGETYFTLVHGIAHESSVSFVAILQATRALRKGFDSAIYFYGPGAINAVATRGFPTTGDSGFPGEQNINEALATFIKEGGKVFACRFGLALHGAREEDLIEGVIPAHPLDVQDALIHYARKGAIINSTYQL; via the coding sequence ATCGCCGAGATCGACAAGGCCATCGAGGAGAACATTCAGAAGTCTCTCGCCGAGATCCCGCACCCTGCGCTGCCGAAGGGCACGAATATCTATGGTGCGACGAAGATCTTCCCCGACTATCAGGCCGAGGCGGGCGAAACCTACTTCACCCTGGTGCATGGCATCGCGCACGAGTCGTCGGTGAGTTTCGTGGCGATCCTGCAGGCCACCAGGGCGTTGCGCAAGGGCTTCGATTCGGCGATCTACTTCTACGGTCCCGGCGCTATCAATGCCGTTGCCACACGGGGCTTTCCGACCACCGGCGACAGCGGTTTCCCGGGTGAGCAGAACATCAATGAGGCGCTGGCGACCTTCATCAAGGAGGGCGGCAAGGTGTTCGCGTGCCGATTCGGGCTCGCCTTGCACGGTGCACGCGAGGAGGACCTCATCGAGGGTGTCATCCCGGCACACCCGCTCGATGTCCAGGACGCGTTGATCCACTACGCGCGCAAGGGCGCCATCATCAACTCCACCTATCAGCTCTGA